From Hartmannibacter diazotrophicus, a single genomic window includes:
- a CDS encoding aspartate/glutamate racemase family protein — protein MNRPRLLYQLVSPLHRSAGPGEIARRLAMLQAWAPSLAIEIASPEEGPAAVQSAADIAMVFPALKDAASGWKTKGYDAVVIGCFSDPATEALQEISGVPVIGPGEAAMLAAVQIGERFSVLSSDPTPPGLRRRIRGIGIEPMFLSEVMVGGSVADLVREPDRHFAAAAERARACTEAGANVLVLGCLALSFAPGMPERLTEITGVPVVNSVLAGLKAAEARLAYSGRLAGDRGSADGALDKLHGEART, from the coding sequence TTGAACCGGCCCCGCCTCCTTTATCAGCTCGTCAGTCCGCTGCATCGTTCGGCCGGCCCCGGCGAAATCGCGCGCCGCCTGGCGATGCTCCAGGCCTGGGCACCGTCCCTGGCGATCGAGATCGCGTCGCCCGAAGAAGGTCCGGCGGCCGTCCAGTCGGCGGCCGACATTGCCATGGTCTTCCCGGCGCTGAAGGACGCCGCGTCCGGCTGGAAGACCAAGGGCTACGATGCCGTTGTCATCGGCTGCTTCAGCGATCCCGCGACGGAGGCCCTGCAGGAAATTTCGGGCGTGCCGGTCATCGGGCCGGGCGAAGCGGCGATGCTTGCCGCCGTGCAGATCGGCGAACGGTTCTCGGTCCTGTCCTCCGACCCGACGCCGCCCGGTCTGCGCCGGCGCATCCGCGGGATCGGCATCGAGCCGATGTTCCTGTCGGAGGTGATGGTCGGCGGTTCGGTCGCCGATCTGGTGCGGGAACCGGATCGCCACTTTGCAGCCGCCGCCGAAAGGGCGCGCGCCTGCACCGAAGCGGGCGCCAACGTCCTCGTCCTCGGCTGTCTCGCGCTGTCTTTCGCCCCCGGGATGCCGGAACGACTGACCGAGATCACGGGCGTTCCCGTCGTCAATTCGGTTCTTGCCGGCCTCAAGGCCGCCGAAGCGCGTCTCGCCTATTCGGGCCGCTTGGCTGGCGACCGGGGATCGGCAGACGGCGCGCTGGACAAACTACACGGAGAAGCAAGAACATGA
- a CDS encoding polysaccharide deacetylase family protein yields MTVHSDFRPIETDYARLLSAASHQRSRRLPINGFAYPDGVRIAVNFTLDFDAMLLRRLLEEPAGQRAKGEFGGRVGIWRMLDMFDANDVKTTLFTPGRICELYPDALHRAVAAGHELADHMWEHDVPKDPEREDAHLSRAIAALEAVAGKPITGTRSSHTPSLLRKKGIVYNSFTSALYRPFYELDADGENPMLQLPFHYALDDAMYFSFGWLATPNAAQRIMDVDEVFDIWWAAFEQQYKVGGYVNFLLHPFVSGHALRVDMLERLIRRMQCLPGVWFPTCATLARHIFEHHPLPSVQPTM; encoded by the coding sequence ATGACGGTCCATTCCGATTTCAGGCCGATCGAGACGGACTATGCCCGGCTCCTCTCGGCCGCCTCGCACCAGCGATCCCGGCGCCTGCCGATCAACGGATTTGCCTATCCGGACGGTGTCAGGATCGCCGTCAACTTCACGCTCGACTTCGACGCCATGCTGCTGCGCCGCCTGCTTGAGGAACCGGCCGGCCAACGCGCCAAGGGCGAATTCGGCGGTCGAGTCGGCATCTGGCGCATGCTCGACATGTTCGACGCCAACGACGTCAAGACCACGCTCTTCACGCCGGGCCGCATCTGCGAGCTCTACCCCGATGCCCTGCACCGTGCCGTGGCCGCCGGCCATGAACTTGCCGACCACATGTGGGAGCACGACGTTCCCAAGGACCCTGAGCGCGAGGACGCCCATTTATCGCGCGCGATCGCGGCACTTGAAGCCGTCGCGGGCAAGCCGATCACGGGAACGCGCAGCAGCCATACGCCCTCGCTCCTGCGCAAGAAGGGGATCGTCTACAACTCCTTCACATCCGCCCTCTACCGGCCCTTCTACGAGCTCGATGCAGACGGTGAAAACCCCATGCTGCAGCTGCCGTTCCACTACGCGCTCGACGACGCGATGTATTTCAGCTTCGGTTGGCTTGCGACGCCGAATGCGGCGCAGCGGATCATGGATGTCGACGAGGTGTTCGACATCTGGTGGGCGGCTTTCGAGCAGCAGTACAAGGTGGGCGGCTACGTCAATTTCCTGCTGCATCCGTTCGTTTCGGGCCACGCCCTGCGCGTCGACATGCTGGAGCGGCTCATCCGCCGCATGCAGTGCCTCCCCGGCGTCTGGTTCCCGACCTGCGCGACGCTCGCCCGGCACATCTTCGAGCACCATCCCCTTCCGTCCGTCCAGCCAACGATGTGA
- a CDS encoding polysaccharide deacetylase family protein, translating into MPWKDAYTSSNETTVLDEQVVWPNGARLAFNLVVNLNPASGGAGITDKDIGAPTFHFGMHEGLDAFLALFSAMGLKATFAVPALVAEAYPERIRAIAGAGHEIAAQGLIGEDPADLSVEEETWRMTRTADVIEKIAGTRPLGWYGLPRPDDHFATGTLRRETVDTAIAQGFSYIGNGLADDLPYYWVTDPAGPRALVTLPYYYHLDDTFFLLFPHEGSGLERPSALLRNWKAEFAAQYRRGRAFPVTISPARSGWGHRFAMLETFLRDVTSMPGLFIATGSEIAAHWTATFPAATTLNLKPSIWRDHADSLS; encoded by the coding sequence ATGCCCTGGAAAGATGCCTACACAAGTTCCAACGAGACGACGGTCCTCGACGAGCAGGTCGTCTGGCCGAACGGCGCCCGGCTTGCCTTCAATCTTGTCGTCAATCTCAATCCGGCCAGCGGCGGCGCCGGCATCACGGACAAGGACATCGGCGCGCCGACGTTCCATTTCGGCATGCACGAAGGGCTCGACGCCTTTCTTGCGCTTTTCTCCGCGATGGGCCTGAAGGCGACCTTCGCCGTTCCCGCGCTCGTTGCCGAGGCCTATCCGGAGCGGATCAGGGCGATTGCCGGCGCCGGTCATGAAATCGCGGCGCAGGGTCTGATCGGCGAAGACCCGGCCGACCTGTCGGTCGAGGAAGAAACCTGGCGCATGACGCGCACCGCCGATGTGATCGAAAAGATCGCCGGCACGCGGCCGCTCGGCTGGTACGGGCTGCCGCGCCCCGACGACCACTTTGCCACCGGAACATTGCGCCGCGAGACGGTCGATACTGCGATCGCACAGGGCTTTTCCTACATCGGCAACGGCCTTGCCGACGACCTTCCCTATTACTGGGTCACCGATCCGGCGGGTCCCCGCGCGCTGGTGACCCTGCCCTATTACTATCACCTCGACGACACGTTCTTCCTGCTCTTCCCGCACGAGGGCAGCGGGCTTGAGCGCCCATCGGCCCTCCTGCGCAACTGGAAGGCCGAATTTGCCGCACAGTATCGCCGGGGCCGCGCCTTTCCGGTCACGATCTCGCCCGCCCGAAGCGGCTGGGGACACCGCTTCGCGATGCTGGAAACCTTCCTGCGCGATGTGACGTCCATGCCGGGCCTTTTCATTGCGACCGGCAGCGAGATCGCTGCACACTGGACGGCGACCTTCCCCGCCGCAACGACCCTCAACCTCAAGCCTTCGATCTGGCGGGACCATGCCGACAGCCTCAGCTGA
- a CDS encoding M20 family metallopeptidase — MPTASADLSSATRSESESLLEGLRRWVEIETPTGSVDSIARLLDLITSELQPLGAAIERIPGRDGMGDHLIARFGDGPGKGVLVTSHLDTVCLPGSVPMRREGDRFFGPGIADMKGGAYLAFAALRDIVEAQTKLGRPVTLIYNTDEEIGSPTSHDFIEDEARKASCVLVPEPARGDEVITFRKGRAKYVLDFFGREAHAGSAHADGRSAISELARTVLKLDALTDRTTDTTVNIGRILGGTEPNVVAGHARCDVDVRFADDTIGTEIDVLIRTLVPLGPDIRIEVAGGIEKPCLSRTEGTLELFEAARRINERLGTPLVETRSGGGSDGNFAASVGTPTLDGLGAIGNDWHSPGEHIVISALARRKALLRGLIVELAGQ; from the coding sequence ATGCCGACAGCCTCAGCTGACCTCTCTTCCGCAACGCGTTCGGAGAGCGAAAGCCTCCTTGAGGGCCTTCGCCGCTGGGTGGAGATCGAGACGCCGACAGGCTCGGTCGACAGCATCGCGCGACTGCTGGACCTCATCACCAGCGAACTGCAGCCCCTTGGCGCCGCGATCGAGCGCATTCCCGGCCGGGACGGCATGGGCGACCATCTGATTGCCCGCTTCGGCGACGGTCCGGGCAAGGGCGTTCTTGTGACGAGCCATCTCGACACCGTCTGCCTGCCCGGTTCCGTGCCGATGCGCCGGGAGGGCGACCGCTTCTTCGGCCCCGGCATCGCCGACATGAAGGGCGGGGCCTATCTCGCCTTCGCCGCCCTGCGGGACATCGTCGAAGCGCAGACCAAACTCGGCCGCCCGGTCACGCTGATCTACAACACCGACGAGGAGATCGGCTCGCCGACCTCCCACGACTTCATCGAAGACGAGGCGCGAAAGGCGAGCTGCGTGCTCGTTCCCGAGCCCGCCCGCGGCGACGAGGTGATCACCTTCCGCAAGGGCCGGGCCAAATACGTTCTCGACTTCTTCGGACGCGAAGCGCACGCGGGCTCGGCCCATGCCGATGGCCGCAGCGCGATCTCGGAACTCGCGCGCACGGTTCTGAAGCTTGATGCCCTGACCGACCGGACCACCGATACGACCGTCAACATCGGCCGCATCCTCGGCGGCACCGAGCCGAATGTCGTTGCCGGCCATGCACGCTGCGATGTGGATGTGCGCTTTGCCGACGATACGATCGGCACCGAGATCGACGTCCTGATCCGGACGCTGGTGCCGCTGGGGCCGGACATCCGCATCGAGGTTGCCGGCGGCATCGAAAAGCCCTGTCTCTCGCGCACGGAGGGGACGCTGGAGCTCTTCGAGGCGGCGCGGCGGATCAACGAGCGCCTCGGCACGCCCCTTGTCGAAACGCGCAGTGGCGGCGGCAGCGACGGCAATTTCGCTGCTTCGGTCGGCACGCCGACACTCGACGGTCTCGGGGCGATCGGCAACGACTGGCATTCGCCGGGCGAGCATATCGTCATCTCGGCGCTCGCGCGCCGAAAAGCGCTGTTGCGCGGCCTGATTGTCGAGCTTGCCGGCCAATAA
- a CDS encoding LysR family transcriptional regulator has translation MAISTNLARLPSLRYFMEVAHHGSFRRAAEQLNIAPSAINRQISNLEATLGVQLFDRERGRNGLRLTEAGKILQYRVASVMNELVIAGDELNELKGLQRGHLRLGVNEVVAGDLLHGMIANFHSNFPQLTYSVMVENTPEIIRRLQDGDVDIGLGYNFPPTGELEVLATLKRETCLITSLDHRLARRRVVRLDEITGENFIFPDRSVALRRMLDDTFTKAGLKVHPIMETNSFTLLRQMVQNGLGVSMVVGQFLQHHPEKIAFVRVDNPAIDGGMLSCCRIAGRTLSTASHAFSASVKALFSQYGG, from the coding sequence ATGGCCATCAGCACGAATCTCGCCCGGCTTCCAAGTCTCAGATATTTCATGGAAGTTGCGCACCATGGTTCGTTCCGGCGCGCGGCCGAGCAGCTCAACATCGCACCCTCCGCCATCAACCGTCAGATCAGCAATCTGGAAGCGACGCTCGGCGTGCAGCTCTTCGACCGCGAGCGTGGCCGCAATGGATTGCGGCTGACCGAAGCCGGCAAGATTCTTCAATATCGCGTCGCCTCCGTGATGAACGAACTCGTCATCGCCGGCGACGAGCTCAACGAACTCAAGGGGCTGCAGCGGGGGCATCTGCGGCTGGGCGTCAACGAGGTCGTCGCCGGCGATCTCCTGCATGGCATGATTGCGAATTTTCACAGCAACTTTCCGCAGCTGACCTATTCGGTGATGGTCGAAAACACGCCCGAGATCATCCGTCGCCTGCAGGACGGCGACGTCGATATCGGCCTTGGCTACAATTTCCCGCCGACGGGCGAACTCGAAGTGCTGGCGACGCTGAAGCGCGAGACCTGTCTCATCACGTCGCTGGACCATCGGCTGGCGCGCCGGCGCGTCGTCCGTCTCGACGAGATCACCGGCGAGAACTTCATCTTTCCGGACAGGTCGGTGGCGCTGCGCCGAATGCTCGACGACACCTTCACCAAGGCGGGGCTGAAGGTGCATCCGATCATGGAGACGAACTCCTTCACGCTCCTCCGCCAGATGGTTCAGAACGGGCTGGGCGTCAGCATGGTCGTCGGCCAGTTCCTGCAGCATCATCCCGAAAAGATTGCCTTCGTTCGCGTGGACAATCCCGCCATCGACGGCGGGATGCTGTCTTGCTGCCGCATTGCCGGCCGAACGCTGTCGACGGCCTCGCATGCCTTCTCCGCCAGCGTGAAGGCTCTTTTCAGCCAGTATGGCGGCTGA